One window of the Suricata suricatta isolate VVHF042 unplaced genomic scaffold, meerkat_22Aug2017_6uvM2_HiC HiC_scaffold_995, whole genome shotgun sequence genome contains the following:
- the LOC115285368 gene encoding olfactory receptor 1440-like, translating into MAGGRNSTAVMKFILLGFSEFPKLAVVLFSVFLGIYLMTVSWNLGLVTLIRVDSHLHTPMYFFLSILSLLDICYVSTIAPKMLSDFFKKQKSISFAGCTIQYFFFSSLGLSECCLLAAMAYDRYAAICNPLLYTAIMSPTLCVQMAGGSCVTGFCGSFVQLCALLQLRFCGPNVINHFFCDLPQLLILSCSDTFFFQIMTSVLTVIFGLTSVLVIMISYGYIVATILKITSAEGRSKAFNTCASHLTAVTLFFGSGIFVYMYPNSGDSLSQNKLASVLYTIIIPMLNPLIYSLRNKDIKDALNRRKKRIFFCCY; encoded by the coding sequence ATGGCGGGGGGAAGGAACAGCACAGCAGTTATGAAGTTcattctcttgggattctctgaatTTCCAAAGCTCGCCGTCGTCCTTTTCTCAGTCTTCCTAGGGATCTACCTCATGACAGTGTCCTGGAACCTGGGCCTCGTCACTCTCATCAGGGTAGACTCCCATCTGCACACACCTATGTACTTTTTCCTCAGTATCCTGTCCTTGCTGGACATCTGCTATGTTTCCACTATAGCACCCAAGATGCTCTCCGATTTCTTCAAGAAGCAGAAATCCATCTCCTTTGCAGGGTGCACTATACAGTACTTCTTCTTCTCTAGCCTGGGCCTGAGTGAGTGCTGTCTCCTGGCAGCCATGGCTTATGACCGATATGCTGCCATTTGTAACCCTCTGCTCTACACCGCCATCATGTCGCCCACCCTCTGTGTGCAGATGGCAGGGGGATCTTGTGTAACTGGATTCTGTGGCTCATTTGTCCAGCTGTGTGCCTTACTTCAGCTCCGTTTCTGTGGGCCAAATGTCATCAACCATTTCTTTTGTGATCTTCCCCAGTTGCTGATCCTATCCTGCTCTGAcacctttttctttcaaatcatgacctctgtgctcacagtgatATTTGGACTCACATCTGTCTTGGTTATCATGATATCCTATGGTTATATTGTTGCCACCATTCTGAAGATCACCTCAGCTGAAGGCAGGTCCAAGGCCTTCAACACCTGTGCTTCTCACCTAACAGCTGTGACTCtcttctttggctcaggtatcTTTGTTTATATGTATCCTAACTCTGGTGATTCCCTGAGCCAAAACAAGTTGGCATCAGTTTTATACACTATTATAATTCCAATGTTAAATCCATTAATCTACAGCTTGAGGAACAAGGATATCAAAGATGCcctaaacagaagaaagaagagaatctttTTCTGTTGTTACTAA